The following coding sequences lie in one Primulina huaijiensis isolate GDHJ02 chromosome 2, ASM1229523v2, whole genome shotgun sequence genomic window:
- the LOC140968131 gene encoding probable glycosyltransferase STELLO2 yields the protein MLVQDRDAPKPLNHRSRNKFRLFPPKNLDFSTWVSENIFKLVTILFVITTVAAVFYLRNYYTAGGDAAALLCLQSTQSRSIHPKFPQINWNSIPRIVDNVTPFSAFRSEKWIVVSVSGYPSESLKKMVKIKGWQVLAIGNSKTPEDWKLKGVIYLSLDMQAQLGFRVVDYLPFDSYVRKTVGYLFAIQHGAQKIFDIDDRVDVIDNDIGKHFDVELVGEGSRQEVILQYSHHNPNRTVVNPYIHFGQRSVWPRGLPLENVGEIEHETFYTEVFGGKQFIQQGISNGLPDVDSVFYFTRKSALEGFDVRFDEHASKVALPQGTMVPVNSFNTIFHSSAFWGLMLPVSVSTMASDVLRGYWAQRLLWEVGGYVVVYPPTVHRYDKIEAYPFSEEKDLHVNVGRLIKFLVAWRSSTHRLFEKILELSYVMAEEGFWTEKDLKFTAAWLQDLLSVGYQQPRLMSLELDRPRANIGDGDRKEFVPQKLPSVHLGVEETGTVNYEIGNLITWRKSFGNVVLIMFCYGPVERTALEWRLLYGRIFKTVIILSVEKNVDLAVEQGDADHVYKNLPKLFDRYTSADGFLFLQDNTILNYWNLLQADKTKLWITNKVFKSWTSVSIAGNSDWFAKQADLVKKVVATMPAHLQVNHKETVKDHQSLVICNSEVFYVPRRFVSDFIDLVSLVGDLDIHHKVAVPMFFLAMDTPHNYDSVFDSMIYKQKPQSNSTFYSAEVPAVHPWNVSSEQDFIKLIRIMAAGDPLLMELF from the exons ATGTTGGTCCAAGATCGCGATGCCCCGAAGCCCCTCAATCACCGATCAAGGAACAAATTCCGTTTATTCCCGCCCAAGAATCTTGATTTCTCCACATGGGTTTCGGAGAACATCTTCAAGCTCGTCACGATTCTCTTTGTCATCACCACCGTTGCCGCTGTGTTCTACCTCCGAAACTACTACACTGCTGGGGGAGACGCGGCGGCGTTGCTCTGCCTTCAATCAACTCAGTCTCGTTCAATCCACCCCAAGTTTCCTCAAATCAATTGGAATTCTATTCCCCGAATTGTTGATAATGTCACCCCGTTCTCGGCCTTTCGGTCTGAGAAATGGATCGTTGTTTCGGTGTCGGGTTATCCCTCCGAGTCCTTGAAGAAAATGGTTAAGATTAAAGGGTGGCAGGTTCTTGCTATTGGGAATTCCAAGACCCCGGAGGATTGGAAATTGAAAG GTGTTATTTATTTGTCATTGGACATGCAAGCTCAACTGGGATTTAGAGTGGTCGATTACTTGCCCTTTGATTCTTATGTCCGTAAAACTGTTGGGTATTTATTTGCCATACAGCACGGAGCACAAAAGATTTTTGACATTGATGATCGAGTTGATGTGATCGATAATGATATAGGAAAACATTTTGACGTTGAGTTGGTCGGGGAGGGTTCGAGACAGGAGGTTATTTTGCAATATAGCCACCATAATCCTAATAGGACTGTTGTAAACCCTTATATACATTTCGGGCAGCGGTCCGTTTGGCCAAGGGGGTTGCCCTTGGAAAATGTAGGtgagattgaacatgagacaTTTTATACCGAGGTTTTTGGTGGGAAACAGTTTATTCAACAGGGAATTTCGAATGGGTTACCTGATGTGGACTCGGTTTTTTACTTTACTAGGAAATCGGCGTTGGAAGGGTTTGACGTTAGATTCGATGAGCATGCCTCTAAAGTGGCGTTACCTCAAGGCACTATGGTTCCGGTAAATTCTTTCAACACTATTTTTCATTCTTCTGCATTTTGGGGGTTGATGCTTCCGGTCTCGGTGAGTACAATGGCTTCGGATGTACTGAGAGGATATTGGGCCCAAAGGCTTTTGTGGGAAGTTGGTGGGTATGTCGTGGTATATCCTCCCACCGTTCACCGGTATGATAAAATTGAAGCATACCCTTTTTCTGAAGAGAAAGATCTGCACGTTAATGTCGGTCGCTTGATTAAGTTCTTGGTGGCATGGAGATCCAGTACTCATAGGTTGTTTGAGAAAATTTTGGAGCTAAGTTACGTTATGGCCGAGGAAGGATTTTGGACGGAGAAGGACTTAAAATTCACCGCCGCATGGTTGCAAGACTTGCTTTCTGTTGGTTACCAGCAGCCTCGATTGATGTCCCTTGAACTCGACAGGCCTCGAGCAAATATTGGTGATGGCGATCGAAAAGAATTTGTACCACAGAAGTTACCGTCCGTGCATCTTGGGGTCGAAGAAACAGGAACGGTGAATTATGAAATTGGGAACTTGATAACATGGAGGAAGAGTTTTGGCAATGTTGTGCTCATAATGTTCTGCTATGGACCCGTGGAACGTACTGCATTAGAGTGGAGATTGCTATATGGAAGGATATTTAAGACGGTTATAATTTTGTCAGTGGAGAAAAATGTTGATCTTGCTGTGGAGCAAGGGGATGCCGACCATGTTTACAA GAATTTGCCAAAATTATTTGATAGATACACCAGTGCGGatggttttttatttttgcaaGACAATACTATTCTTAATTACTGGAACTTGCTGCAAGCCGACAAGACTAAGCTCTGGATCACAAACAAG GTGTTCAAGTCTTGGACTAGTGTCTCAATTGCTGGCAACTCGGATTGGTTCGCAAAGCAAGCCGATCTGGTCAAAAAAGTGGTTGCCACGATGCCAGCCCATTTACAAGTCAATCACAAAGAAACGGTAAAAGATCACCAAAGCCTTGTAATCTGCAATTCCGAGGTATTCTATGTTCCTCGACGTTTTGTATCAGACTTTATTGATCTTGTTAGTCTAGTGGGCGATCTAGATATCCACCACAAGGTTGCTGTACCAATGTTCTTTCTAGCAATGGACACGCCCCATAATTACGATTCGGTGTTTGATTCTATGATATATAAGCAAAAGCCACAGAGTAACTCCACATTCTACTCCGCCGAAGTACCTGCAGTTCACCCCTGGAATGTGTCAAGTGAGCAGGACTTTATTAAGCTGATCAGAATCATGGCAGCTGGTGATCCCTTGTTAATGGAATTATTTTGA